Proteins from a single region of Pseudopedobacter saltans DSM 12145:
- a CDS encoding acyl-CoA dehydrogenase: MDFNLSEEHQMIVQAARDFAQTELKPGVIERDEKQYFPTEFVKKMGELGFMGMMVDPIYGGAGLDAVSYVLALEELAKIDASAAVIMSANNSLVCFGLEKYGTEAQKRKYLFPLASGQQLGAFALSEPEAGSDATSQHTTAIDMGDHYLLNGTKNWITNGGTASIYIVFAQTDVAKGYHGINALIIEKGMEGFSIGPKENKLGIRSSDTHSLMFTDVKVPKENRLGEDGFGFRLAMETLDGGRIGIAAQALGIAAGAYELARNYSKERKSFGKPICEHQAIAFKLADMETQIEAARLLVYKSAWLKDQKMPYGKSSAIAKLYASEVAMQTTIEAVQVHGGYGYVKEYHVERLMRDAKITQIYEGTSEIQKIVISRDLLKS; encoded by the coding sequence ATGGATTTCAATTTATCGGAAGAACACCAAATGATCGTACAAGCTGCTCGTGATTTCGCACAAACGGAATTAAAGCCAGGCGTGATAGAAAGAGATGAAAAGCAATATTTTCCTACAGAGTTTGTTAAGAAAATGGGCGAATTGGGTTTTATGGGGATGATGGTTGATCCCATTTATGGAGGTGCAGGTTTAGATGCTGTTTCGTATGTTCTGGCTTTAGAAGAGCTGGCAAAAATAGATGCCTCTGCAGCAGTTATAATGTCTGCAAATAATTCCTTGGTTTGTTTCGGTTTAGAGAAATATGGCACCGAAGCGCAGAAAAGGAAATATCTGTTTCCTTTGGCTTCTGGTCAACAACTGGGGGCATTTGCCCTTTCGGAACCCGAAGCTGGTTCGGATGCTACTTCACAACATACTACTGCAATAGATATGGGTGATCACTATCTTTTAAACGGAACAAAAAACTGGATAACAAACGGAGGAACTGCATCTATCTATATTGTTTTTGCCCAGACAGATGTAGCAAAGGGGTATCACGGAATAAATGCTTTGATAATAGAAAAAGGCATGGAAGGTTTTTCTATAGGGCCAAAAGAAAATAAATTAGGAATCAGAAGTTCTGATACACATTCGCTAATGTTTACGGATGTAAAAGTTCCAAAAGAAAATCGCTTGGGTGAAGACGGTTTTGGCTTTAGATTGGCTATGGAGACATTAGATGGAGGGCGCATTGGTATCGCAGCCCAAGCTTTAGGAATAGCCGCTGGGGCCTATGAATTGGCTCGAAATTACTCAAAAGAAAGAAAATCCTTTGGTAAACCAATCTGCGAACATCAGGCGATAGCATTTAAGCTGGCAGATATGGAAACTCAGATAGAGGCAGCCAGGCTACTGGTTTATAAATCCGCATGGTTAAAAGATCAAAAAATGCCTTATGGAAAATCGAGTGCGATAGCGAAGCTTTATGCTTCGGAAGTGGCTATGCAAACAACAATTGAGGCTGTACAGGTACATGGAGGCTACGGATATGTAAAAGAGTATCACGTAGAGCGCCTAATGCGTGACGCAAAGATTACTCAGATATACGAAGGAACTTCCGAGATACAAAAAATAGTAATATCAAGAGATTTGTTAAAGTCGTAA
- the panD gene encoding aspartate 1-decarboxylase, which translates to MVIEVLKSKIHRVKVTQAELNYVGSITIDEDLIEAADIIPNEKVQVVNNNNGARFETYVIKGERGSGIVCLNGSCARLAQVGDILIVMSYAHMEKEEAKTYAPLLVFPDDNNMLIK; encoded by the coding sequence ATGGTAATAGAAGTGTTGAAATCAAAAATTCACAGGGTTAAAGTAACGCAGGCCGAACTGAATTATGTAGGCAGTATTACTATTGATGAAGATTTGATAGAGGCGGCAGACATAATTCCAAACGAAAAAGTTCAGGTGGTGAATAACAACAATGGAGCCCGTTTTGAAACTTATGTGATTAAAGGCGAGCGTGGGTCGGGTATTGTTTGTTTAAATGGTTCATGCGCTCGTTTGGCTCAGGTGGGCGATATCCTGATCGTCATGTCTTATGCGCATATGGAAAAAGAAGAAGCAAAAACTTACGCGCCCTTACTGGTTTTCCCCGATGATAATAATATGTTGATAAAATAA
- the panC gene encoding pantoate--beta-alanine ligase gives MKILHTKAEIGEEINRLKSKGLSVGLVPTMGALHQGHLSLISQSKQNANITVASIFVNPTQFDNKDDLLNYPKPIEKDIQKLESIGCDVLFNPEASEMYADNEIWNYEVGDLDTKLEGELRPGHYKGVTQIVYKLFDIIKPDIAFFGQKDYQQFLVISKMVKDFDLNIKLQLCEIVREPDGLAMSSRNVRLNEEERHASIILHKALLYIEQNYLNLSLVELKNNAEKFFDGNALLKLEYIRICDKTTLNELNKKQAGGAIVLVACYVGKVRLIDNIIIA, from the coding sequence TTGAAAATACTTCATACTAAAGCCGAGATTGGCGAAGAAATAAATAGACTTAAAAGCAAAGGGTTAAGCGTAGGTCTGGTTCCTACAATGGGAGCTTTGCACCAGGGGCATCTGTCGCTGATTAGCCAATCGAAACAAAATGCCAATATAACAGTTGCCAGTATTTTTGTTAATCCAACCCAATTTGACAACAAAGACGACCTGTTGAATTATCCCAAACCTATCGAGAAAGATATCCAGAAATTAGAATCAATTGGCTGTGATGTTCTGTTCAATCCTGAAGCTTCTGAAATGTATGCAGATAATGAAATATGGAATTATGAAGTTGGTGATTTGGATACTAAACTTGAAGGGGAATTAAGACCGGGGCATTATAAAGGAGTAACACAGATAGTTTATAAGCTGTTTGATATAATTAAGCCGGATATTGCCTTTTTTGGACAAAAGGATTATCAGCAATTTCTCGTAATCAGCAAAATGGTAAAGGATTTCGACTTGAACATAAAGCTTCAACTTTGCGAGATAGTTAGAGAGCCCGATGGTTTAGCTATGAGTTCGAGAAATGTAAGATTGAACGAAGAAGAAAGACATGCATCAATTATTTTACATAAGGCATTACTTTATATAGAACAGAACTATTTGAATCTTTCTCTAGTTGAACTAAAAAACAATGCAGAAAAGTTTTTTGATGGTAATGCGCTTTTAAAGTTGGAATATATTCGAATTTGTGATAAAACAACCTTGAATGAGCTTAATAAAAAACAGGCCGGCGGCGCAATTGTATTGGTTGCCTGTTATGTAGGCAAAGTTCGCCTTATTGATAATATAATAATAGCATAG
- a CDS encoding glycogen/starch synthase — MGKTKLLFITHEMSPFLELTKISEITRQLPQAMQEKGLEIRILMPRFGNINERRNRLHEVIRLSGMNIVIADNDNPLIIKVASIPAARMQVYFLDNEDYFQRKHVFNDAKGKFYEDNDERSIFFCKGALETVKKLGWSPDVVHCHGWMTSLVPAYLKTIYKEDPTFKDAKIVWSVYEDSFSESLGKDFASKAVMKGMQHNDVVSYTDGTITAVNKAAIEYADAVVYGAENLNEDVLNFVKKSEKAVLDYNSSLDYENYYNFYQEITSDDLVSETV, encoded by the coding sequence ATGGGAAAAACCAAGCTTTTGTTCATAACTCATGAAATGTCACCATTTCTAGAATTAACGAAAATCTCAGAAATTACCAGACAACTACCACAAGCTATGCAAGAAAAAGGATTAGAAATCAGAATCCTTATGCCTCGCTTTGGTAACATTAATGAAAGAAGGAACAGATTGCATGAAGTAATAAGATTATCGGGGATGAATATTGTGATTGCGGATAATGATAATCCATTAATTATTAAAGTGGCCTCTATCCCTGCTGCAAGAATGCAGGTGTACTTTTTAGATAACGAAGATTATTTTCAACGCAAACACGTTTTTAACGACGCCAAAGGCAAGTTTTACGAAGACAATGACGAAAGATCTATTTTCTTCTGTAAAGGGGCGTTAGAAACCGTAAAAAAATTAGGATGGTCCCCAGATGTGGTACATTGCCACGGTTGGATGACCTCTCTGGTACCTGCTTACTTAAAAACAATCTATAAAGAAGATCCGACTTTTAAGGATGCTAAAATTGTTTGGTCTGTTTATGAAGATTCTTTTAGCGAGTCTTTAGGTAAAGACTTTGCGTCCAAGGCTGTAATGAAAGGAATGCAGCACAATGATGTTGTTTCGTATACAGATGGTACAATTACTGCTGTAAACAAAGCTGCTATCGAATACGCTGATGCGGTTGTTTATGGCGCTGAAAATTTAAATGAGGACGTGTTAAATTTTGTTAAAAAATCAGAAAAAGCAGTTTTAGATTATAATTCCTCTTTAGATTACGAAAATTATTACAATTTTTATCAAGAAATTACGTCAGATGATTTAGTATCTGAAACTGTTTAA
- a CDS encoding DUF4270 domain-containing protein codes for MKLRNIDLLTLLISLFTLGSCNNPDGVGLDIDPDILLNSSVDSSTTVLTKLIKEDSVVSNYTERSILGYMNDNEFGKTTSNIVVALTLPSSNVSFGINPILDSAVLVMTYSNSAPLYGDSIKYKVNINQLNETLYSSTKQKVYYTNKEWNANTTVVGSKEFFPAYKDSLNIKLYKYKDSTIKVVPQLRIPLNNQFVIDNIIHLDSATLSTSQAFADHFKGLRLSIDKNALGSQDGGAISFDTYTDGASRLEIYYRYTNSENKQDTTSISLPIAGSLGTAVTEVKWDNAGTPALAALQSPANNQEKLYIKGLAGTKIKVDFPNLSDLKKLGSNIAINRAELIFTAEEPQQTSLKPLSQLRIYRWDLAHQPALIPDENSSDPRYLGTGFVGGIYNSPKKIYVINVTGYIQDLFRNKYPNDGTYITTYDFYGKTGRLNAPGRSVLFGGASNSVSQKVKLKIYYSDLK; via the coding sequence ATGAAATTGAGAAATATAGACTTATTGACCTTGTTAATAAGTCTTTTTACTTTAGGAAGCTGTAATAATCCAGATGGTGTAGGTTTAGATATTGACCCGGACATCTTATTGAATTCCAGTGTGGATTCCAGTACAACTGTCTTAACCAAGTTAATCAAAGAAGATAGTGTAGTAAGTAATTATACTGAAAGAAGTATACTTGGTTATATGAACGATAACGAGTTTGGAAAAACGACTTCAAATATTGTTGTTGCTTTAACATTACCTTCAAGTAATGTTTCGTTTGGTATAAATCCTATATTGGATTCGGCCGTTTTGGTGATGACCTATTCTAATTCTGCGCCATTATATGGAGACAGCATAAAATATAAAGTAAATATCAATCAACTTAACGAAACATTATACAGCTCAACAAAACAAAAGGTTTATTACACCAATAAAGAGTGGAATGCCAATACTACAGTTGTGGGTTCTAAAGAATTTTTTCCGGCTTATAAAGATAGCTTGAATATCAAATTATACAAATATAAAGACTCTACGATTAAAGTTGTTCCTCAGTTGAGAATACCTCTAAATAATCAGTTTGTAATAGACAACATTATCCATTTAGACTCTGCAACTCTATCTACCAGTCAGGCGTTTGCAGATCATTTTAAAGGCCTTCGTCTTTCTATAGACAAAAATGCTTTAGGCAGCCAGGATGGTGGAGCAATATCATTTGACACTTATACTGATGGCGCTTCGCGTCTGGAAATTTATTACAGATATACCAATTCTGAAAACAAACAAGACACTACCTCTATCTCACTTCCAATCGCGGGAAGTTTAGGTACTGCTGTTACCGAAGTAAAATGGGATAATGCTGGAACTCCTGCACTTGCTGCATTGCAAAGCCCGGCCAACAATCAGGAAAAACTTTATATTAAGGGATTGGCAGGAACTAAAATTAAAGTTGATTTCCCTAATTTAAGTGATTTGAAAAAATTAGGTTCGAACATTGCTATAAACAGAGCTGAATTAATTTTCACTGCCGAAGAACCTCAGCAAACATCTTTAAAACCGCTTAGTCAGTTAAGAATATATCGTTGGGATTTGGCTCATCAACCCGCATTAATTCCTGATGAAAATTCTTCTGATCCAAGATACTTGGGAACAGGCTTCGTTGGAGGCATCTATAATTCACCTAAAAAAATTTATGTTATTAATGTTACGGGATATATACAGGATCTTTTCAGAAATAAATATCCTAATGACGGAACTTATATAACTACCTACGATTTTTATGGAAAAACCGGCAGATTAAATGCTCCGGGCAGATCTGTACTTTTTGGCGGAGCAAGCAACTCGGTTTCACAAAAAGTTAAGCTTAAAATATATTATTCCGACTTAAAATAA